One Molothrus aeneus isolate 106 chromosome 6, BPBGC_Maene_1.0, whole genome shotgun sequence genomic window carries:
- the DLK1 gene encoding protein delta homolog 1, with protein MGLRAAGILGCCCCLLPLVLPAAPGVTCKAGCHPENGFCEFPSECRCQPGWQGALCNQCVPFPGCLHGSCAKPWQCICEEGWVGSLCDIDIHPCSAKPCTNNSTCIETGDGGYICLCAQGFTGKNCHLKKGPCIINGSPCQNGGTCIDDNGFAPHASCLCPSGFAGNFCEIDRDDCESSPCENGGTCTDVGVGFSCSCPHGYTGKLCSSRVTFCASGPCENGGTCSEHPQGGFECICKPEFVGVTCKHPSKNTSLSGTNMETKHMQNYKPLSKAHHRSVHQQQEILKITVKETIQNADPLLSRSQVICFVVLGLLTCLVVLGTTGIVFFSKCEMWLANAKYSHLLRKKKNFFLKSNNGENLSVNIIFPEKIKLTNYTKNYTAI; from the exons atGGGGCTGCGCGCCGCCGGCATCctcggctgctgctgctgcctgctgcccctCGTGCTCCCCGCAGCCCCAG GTGTGACCTGCAAAGCTGGCTGCCATCCAGAGAATGGATTCTGTGAATTTCCCAGTGAATGCAG GTGTCAACCTGGCTGGCAGGGTGCACTCTGTAATCAGTGTGTTCCTTTCCCTGGGTGCTTGCACGGCAGCTGTGCCAAGCCCTGGCAGTGCATCTGTGAGGAGGGCTGGGTTGGCAGCCTCTGTGACATAG ATATTCACCCATGTTCAGCAAAGCCCTGCACCAATAATTCAACGTGTATAGAGACTGGTGATGGAGGATATATTTGTCTGTGTGCCCAGGGATTTACAGGAAAAAACTGCCATCTCAAGAAAGGACCCTGCATTATTAATGG TTCTCCCTGCCAGAATGGAGGAACATGCATTGATGACAATGGTTTTGCACCCCATGCTTCCTGTCTATGCCCTTCTGGTTTTGCTGGCAACTTCTGTGAAATAGATAGAGACGACTGCGAATCCAGCCCGTGTGAGAATGGAGGAACATGCACAGATGTTGGTGTGGGTTTCAGCTGTTCTTGTCCCCATGGCTATACAggaaagctctgcagcagccgTGTCACTTTCTGTGCAAGTGGCCCATGTGAGAATGGAGGCACTTGCAGTGAGCATCCCCAGGGAGGGTTCGAGTGCATCTGTAAACCAGAATTTGTTGGCGTGACCTGCAAACATCCCAGCAAAAACACAAGCCTCTCTGGAACGAATATGGAGACAAAGCATATGCAGAATTACAAGCCACTCTCAAAAGCTCACCATAGATCAGTGCATCAACAACAAGAAATCCTGAAAATAACAGTGAAAGAAACAATTCAGAATGCAGATCCCTTACTGAGTAGAAGCCAGGTGATATGTTTTGTTGTGCTGGGCTTGCTTACGTGTCTTGTTGTCTTGGGTACAACTgggattgttttcttttcaaaatgtgaAATGTGGCTTGCTAATGCCAAATATAGTCATCTCCTGCGCaagaaaaagaacttttttctgAAATCTAACAATGGGGAAAACCTGTCAGTTAATATTATCTTCCCAGAGAAGATCAAATTGACTAATTACACTAAGAACTACACTGCCATCTAG